In Desulfurococcaceae archaeon, one genomic interval encodes:
- a CDS encoding heavy metal translocating P-type ATPase produces the protein MRYSSEKLRILGVDSKTCIATMESRLHRLDCVLVFNVDIRSGLAEVVYNADKCNLNDIYEAIKDAGYDVHKGSVIFKADKLSPRDAIQLEGELLRMAGILEARASPATRLIKVVYNPLTTDMQSLLGYLKDTGFNVRPVTRARPTTYTYRFRRFIASMRIFTFIVSVVVISDALISASRVIELEYLIPPQVHLTLAMTAIALTGDVLIRGIKALLKCSPTSESLAALSTLISFMAGTLTLTSYLQYPGIDASPRFFLGIAAGICGFLSLGVFLEERLKSWNAGYLEESVQRYLGKARVLRKNGTSEVDAFKVKPGDIVEVNAGEMIPVDGVVVEGWGYVNEISFTSSPLPVVKRSNLRDPVYAGSLLVSGSMRVRATRPGEEALFMHIIEAAREARSRKPTVRKAVDKVCNVITWMALGIGIFTALYWWFTRKSLQLALIFTATVFATTYPWALGIAAPLIITLAAYKASKTGILIRSGDVFERVPKVTVVLFDKTRVLTVGKLAIKSLYVANALSDEEVLYYVCGLESRGSHPLALAINEYCSSRGVRYGSPSHYKHVPQKGTVGRVGDREVIIGRYEAVKGLKIRVNEGTEFLVNYLENRGSLPLIIVFDRKVAGILEVADSVRNGSLEAVKALKRRGLAAGIVSGDRGASVSYYARVFELNLAYPEMRPQDKAKLVAEMQHKGERVMFVGKGINDAIALSAAFVGVAMGNDFGIVKEFGDVVLSNDDLAGLLRLFELSELVKRKLYQNLVLAFIYNVFLALLATGVLYELFGLVVKPLLVYAAMILGLLSVAMNAGTLLRTRIT, from the coding sequence ATGAGGTATTCGAGTGAGAAGCTGAGGATCTTAGGGGTTGACAGCAAGACATGTATAGCTACCATGGAGAGCCGCCTTCACAGGCTCGACTGCGTCTTAGTCTTTAACGTGGATATACGCTCGGGATTGGCAGAGGTAGTATACAATGCCGATAAGTGCAATCTGAACGACATTTACGAGGCAATAAAAGATGCCGGTTACGATGTGCATAAGGGATCTGTAATTTTCAAAGCGGATAAGTTAAGCCCCCGCGATGCCATACAGTTAGAAGGCGAATTGCTAAGGATGGCAGGAATACTTGAAGCAAGGGCCTCACCAGCTACCAGGCTGATTAAAGTGGTATATAATCCGCTAACTACCGACATGCAAAGCCTTTTAGGTTACTTGAAAGACACCGGGTTCAATGTAAGGCCCGTTACCAGGGCGAGGCCTACTACCTACACGTACCGCTTCCGGCGGTTTATAGCTTCAATGAGGATCTTCACATTCATCGTTAGTGTCGTGGTGATAAGCGATGCGCTGATCTCCGCGTCACGCGTTATTGAACTCGAATACTTAATTCCGCCTCAAGTTCACCTAACCTTAGCTATGACGGCTATCGCTTTAACGGGCGACGTGCTGATTAGGGGGATAAAGGCCCTCTTAAAATGCTCTCCAACGTCAGAGTCTCTCGCCGCCTTATCCACGCTAATTTCGTTCATGGCAGGGACTCTTACGTTAACAAGTTACTTACAGTATCCCGGCATAGATGCGAGTCCAAGGTTTTTTCTCGGAATCGCTGCAGGTATTTGTGGATTCTTAAGTCTGGGAGTATTTCTAGAAGAAAGACTAAAATCGTGGAACGCTGGGTACCTGGAAGAGTCGGTGCAGAGGTATCTAGGCAAGGCGAGAGTGCTACGGAAAAACGGTACCTCAGAAGTTGATGCCTTTAAGGTAAAGCCAGGCGATATCGTCGAGGTCAATGCCGGGGAGATGATACCCGTTGATGGGGTCGTGGTGGAGGGTTGGGGGTACGTCAATGAGATCAGTTTCACGAGTTCGCCTTTACCGGTAGTCAAGAGAAGTAATTTAAGGGATCCCGTATACGCGGGCAGCCTCTTAGTGTCAGGTTCTATGAGGGTGAGGGCTACGAGGCCTGGTGAGGAAGCGCTATTCATGCATATAATCGAGGCCGCGAGGGAGGCGCGGTCGAGGAAGCCGACTGTACGCAAGGCCGTAGACAAGGTGTGTAATGTAATTACATGGATGGCCTTGGGCATAGGGATCTTTACTGCGCTGTACTGGTGGTTCACTAGGAAATCCCTCCAACTAGCTCTAATATTTACAGCTACAGTGTTTGCTACCACATACCCCTGGGCCCTGGGAATAGCTGCACCGCTCATCATAACGCTCGCCGCTTACAAGGCCTCTAAAACGGGAATACTGATCAGGAGCGGTGACGTGTTCGAACGTGTTCCAAAGGTAACGGTAGTTCTTTTCGATAAGACGAGGGTACTTACAGTTGGTAAGCTGGCCATAAAATCCCTGTACGTCGCTAATGCTCTTAGTGACGAAGAAGTACTCTACTACGTGTGTGGCCTAGAGTCCAGAGGTAGCCACCCACTAGCCTTAGCGATCAACGAGTATTGCTCTAGTAGGGGAGTTAGATACGGTAGCCCTAGCCACTATAAACACGTCCCCCAAAAGGGCACAGTTGGCCGTGTTGGTGACCGCGAAGTGATAATTGGCAGGTACGAAGCAGTAAAGGGGTTGAAGATTAGGGTAAACGAGGGCACCGAGTTCCTGGTAAACTACTTAGAAAACCGCGGTTCGCTGCCGCTAATTATAGTGTTTGACCGTAAGGTGGCAGGCATCTTAGAGGTGGCTGACAGTGTACGAAACGGCTCCCTAGAAGCCGTTAAAGCACTCAAGAGGCGCGGACTAGCTGCGGGCATTGTGAGCGGGGATCGTGGGGCTTCCGTATCCTACTATGCCAGGGTTTTTGAGCTGAATCTAGCATACCCTGAAATGAGACCACAAGACAAAGCGAAATTAGTCGCGGAAATGCAACATAAAGGTGAAAGGGTAATGTTTGTTGGTAAGGGGATAAATGATGCTATTGCGCTGTCAGCCGCGTTTGTAGGAGTAGCTATGGGCAACGACTTCGGCATCGTGAAGGAATTCGGGGATGTTGTCCTATCAAACGACGATTTAGCAGGTCTTTTAAGACTATTCGAGCTGAGCGAGTTAGTTAAGAGAAAGCTGTACCAGAACCTGGTATTAGCGTTTATCTATAATGTTTTCCTAGCACTACTAGCAACTGGTGTATTGTACGAACTCTTCGGACTAGTGGTAAAGCCGCTGTTAGTATACGCGGCGATGATTCTAGGGCTTTTAAGCGTGGCTATGAATGCCGGTACTTTACTTAGAACGCGGATAACCTAA
- the purE gene encoding 5-(carboxyamino)imidazole ribonucleotide mutase yields MPKVAILMGSKSDWDYMREAVDLLKEFGVEVEVRVLSAHRTPEEVFKYAKTVHERGIEVVIAGAGGAAHLPGILAALTPLPVIGVPIPSKQLNGLDSLLSIVQMPSGVPVATVGIGSAKNAAILALRILGLKYPWISEKLLKYMEDMKAQVLSTRIEY; encoded by the coding sequence GTGCCGAAAGTTGCAATATTGATGGGCAGTAAATCCGACTGGGATTACATGCGCGAAGCCGTAGACCTTCTAAAGGAATTTGGAGTAGAAGTGGAGGTGCGGGTCTTATCAGCTCACAGAACGCCCGAAGAAGTGTTCAAATATGCTAAGACCGTGCATGAAAGGGGAATAGAGGTAGTAATAGCCGGGGCCGGAGGTGCTGCACACCTGCCGGGTATTTTAGCGGCGCTAACCCCCCTACCGGTAATAGGTGTTCCAATACCCTCTAAACAGCTTAACGGGCTTGACTCCCTACTATCAATTGTCCAAATGCCGTCAGGAGTCCCCGTGGCCACTGTTGGTATAGGTTCAGCAAAAAACGCAGCTATATTAGCACTAAGGATCCTTGGCCTTAAATACCCGTGGATAAGTGAAAAGCTACTTAAGTACATGGAAGACATGAAAGCGCAGGTCCTATCCACTAGAATAGAATACTAG
- the purB gene encoding adenylosuccinate lyase: protein MLDHTCVLEWRYGSSDMRKLFSASNIVNTYVKVEASLIKALTRAGMAPAKCVEEFEICSRDVKPEDVYEREKLLGHDIASLTYILGERCGECGRYVHLGATSYDIVDTTWALLIKSALSIVTKKLKLVIERLVELSLKYLNDVAPGRTHNQHAVPITFGFKFANYVYELTRSYERLLDASKRVIRLKMSGAVGTMAAWGDKGLLIERLVAEELGLEPHVITTQVAPRDGFAELISVLAILASQLDRFALEVRELSRPEIDEMYESAQRIGSSTMPHKRNPVISERISGLAKVMRGFVLTALENIPLMHERDLTNSSSERIIVPHAFLTIDQMLEDMLKLLEVLYVNTEAGRKNLDITRGLIYTEMLVMKLVERGWARHTAHSRLMSLSRKVREGETLVDAVLKDPELSKYFTREELEALLQPENYIGCVREIVARTAEYAKSVLGSGEHP, encoded by the coding sequence ATGCTAGACCACACATGCGTCCTCGAGTGGAGGTACGGATCGAGCGATATGAGAAAACTCTTTTCCGCATCCAATATTGTAAACACGTACGTGAAAGTGGAAGCCTCGCTGATTAAAGCACTAACACGCGCAGGGATGGCCCCCGCAAAGTGTGTAGAGGAATTTGAAATTTGCAGTAGAGATGTCAAGCCCGAAGACGTGTATGAACGAGAAAAACTGCTAGGGCACGACATAGCATCACTAACATACATACTCGGAGAGAGATGCGGCGAGTGCGGTAGATACGTACACCTGGGTGCAACAAGCTATGATATAGTGGACACCACATGGGCCCTCCTCATTAAAAGCGCGCTAAGCATTGTTACGAAAAAACTAAAACTAGTAATAGAGCGGCTAGTAGAGCTCTCACTTAAGTACCTTAATGACGTGGCACCTGGTAGAACGCATAACCAGCATGCTGTACCAATAACCTTTGGATTTAAATTTGCCAACTATGTTTACGAGCTAACGAGGTCCTACGAGCGGTTGCTGGACGCTAGTAAGAGGGTTATAAGGTTAAAGATGTCGGGAGCCGTTGGAACGATGGCAGCGTGGGGCGACAAGGGATTACTAATAGAAAGACTAGTTGCAGAAGAACTTGGTTTAGAACCACACGTCATAACCACGCAAGTAGCCCCTAGAGATGGATTCGCTGAACTAATCTCGGTACTCGCCATTCTGGCATCTCAACTTGACCGGTTCGCGCTAGAAGTTAGAGAGCTTTCGAGGCCTGAAATAGATGAGATGTACGAATCGGCACAGAGAATAGGCAGTAGCACCATGCCTCATAAGAGGAACCCGGTCATCTCCGAGAGGATCTCAGGCCTTGCAAAAGTAATGCGAGGATTCGTACTTACGGCGCTTGAAAACATTCCATTAATGCACGAGAGAGACTTGACCAATAGCTCGAGTGAAAGGATAATAGTTCCACACGCGTTCCTAACGATCGATCAGATGCTAGAAGACATGTTGAAGCTCCTTGAGGTACTCTACGTAAATACTGAAGCTGGAAGGAAAAACCTAGACATTACTCGCGGCCTGATATACACCGAAATGCTCGTAATGAAGCTGGTTGAGAGGGGTTGGGCTAGGCACACAGCGCACTCCAGGCTGATGAGCCTGTCCAGGAAAGTGCGCGAAGGAGAGACCCTAGTAGACGCTGTACTGAAAGACCCTGAGCTTTCAAAGTACTTTACGCGCGAAGAGCTCGAAGCGCTTCTCCAACCCGAAAACTACATCGGTTGCGTCCGAGAAATAGTGGCACGGACAGCTGAATACGCTAAAAGCGTTCTCGGATCTGGTGAGCACCCATGA
- the glmM gene encoding phosphoglucosamine mutase, which translates to MKKLFGTDGVRGVTGIDLVPNFIVRLASAIGAFFGERSKILVGMDMRAGGDAIKRIVEGTLILSGLRVYDAGYTPTPALQYAIKTQGFDGGVMITASHNPPEYNGIKVIGPHGIEIDRDEERVIEEYFWEERFRVVDWKEAGESVVRYPLVNDMYVNAVISHVDREAIARRHFRILVDPVNNVGTLTTPLVLKKLGVKPVVINGTLDPFPARLPEPTPETLAETAKAVTIYKCDLGVGHDGDADRAIFIDEGGRVHWGDRSATLLAKHLVVHRGERGRIYTGVSSSTIIVDVLKHFNVEVVWLKVGSVDIAHTMRKSGDALCGFEENGGFMYPPHQYVRDGAMTTALFLELMAKEGKRASELFDELPQYYTIKVKYRLNRGLALEVIRRVEEEFKDALLITIDGVKVVSRDYWLLVRPSGTEPVLRVMLEAKTENLAKEILERVDSIVKGVVGS; encoded by the coding sequence TTGAAGAAGCTCTTCGGGACAGATGGTGTAAGAGGGGTAACCGGGATAGATCTGGTGCCTAACTTTATAGTGAGGCTCGCATCGGCCATAGGCGCGTTCTTCGGGGAGAGGTCCAAGATACTCGTAGGCATGGACATGAGGGCTGGCGGTGACGCGATCAAGAGGATAGTGGAGGGCACTCTCATTCTTTCGGGGCTTAGGGTTTACGATGCCGGGTATACGCCAACACCTGCACTACAATACGCCATTAAGACCCAGGGCTTCGATGGAGGGGTGATGATCACCGCCAGCCACAACCCACCCGAGTACAACGGTATAAAGGTCATCGGGCCTCACGGAATAGAGATTGATAGGGATGAGGAGCGTGTTATAGAGGAGTACTTCTGGGAAGAGCGGTTCAGAGTAGTAGACTGGAAAGAGGCAGGCGAGAGTGTCGTAAGGTATCCGCTCGTGAATGACATGTACGTCAATGCCGTTATAAGCCATGTTGATAGAGAAGCCATCGCAAGGCGGCATTTTAGAATACTCGTAGACCCCGTTAATAACGTAGGTACGTTGACAACGCCCTTAGTTCTCAAAAAACTAGGCGTTAAGCCGGTAGTAATTAATGGAACACTCGATCCGTTTCCAGCGAGGCTACCAGAGCCCACACCGGAAACACTCGCGGAAACGGCCAAGGCCGTTACGATCTACAAATGCGATCTCGGGGTGGGGCACGACGGGGATGCCGATAGAGCTATATTTATAGATGAAGGTGGAAGAGTTCATTGGGGTGATCGGTCCGCAACCTTGCTAGCTAAACACCTGGTAGTACATAGAGGTGAACGAGGACGCATATATACGGGCGTATCATCTAGCACCATTATCGTAGATGTATTAAAGCATTTTAACGTAGAGGTCGTATGGCTAAAGGTGGGCAGTGTAGACATAGCCCACACCATGAGGAAAAGCGGCGATGCGCTATGCGGCTTTGAAGAGAACGGTGGATTTATGTACCCACCACACCAATACGTACGTGACGGTGCAATGACAACAGCGCTATTCCTCGAATTAATGGCCAAGGAAGGTAAGAGGGCATCCGAGCTCTTTGATGAACTTCCCCAGTACTACACGATCAAGGTGAAATACAGGTTAAACCGTGGTCTGGCCCTTGAAGTAATCAGGCGCGTCGAGGAGGAGTTCAAAGATGCCCTACTGATCACTATTGACGGTGTGAAGGTCGTATCAAGAGATTACTGGTTATTGGTGAGGCCTAGTGGTACCGAGCCCGTGCTAAGGGTCATGCTCGAAGCTAAAACAGAGAACTTAGCTAAAGAGATACTGGAAAGAGTTGATAGCATAGTTAAGGGGGTGGTGGGCTCTTGA
- a CDS encoding formate--phosphoribosylaminoimidazolecarboxamide ligase family protein, translating into MKSLSSRFQAREVAKRYDLSKISIATIASHSALDVFDGAKDEGFYTIAVCQKGREKTYTKYFSTVVDETLVLEKFSHVVDKDVTEYLRSKNAIFVPNRSFAVYVGYDNIENCFPVPVLGNRWLLRYEERTGEKNYYRLLDEAGIRRPKTFKDPVEIDRPVIVKVPHATKRVERGFFIAVDKDDFTRKTRRLVGSGVIREEDLQRASIEELVLGADFNVNFFYSVAYKRLELISIDRRIQSDLAGYLKLPADVQLELSKYFDVEMIEVGHEPVTIRESLLEKILEVGEKFVEATKRLEPPGIIGPFTLQLMITKNLEAVVFDIAPRIGGGTNAYMGIGSQYSKLYFRKPISLGQRISIEIKECIYRGCLEDLIT; encoded by the coding sequence GTGAAATCGTTGAGTTCTAGATTCCAGGCTCGTGAGGTAGCGAAGAGGTACGACTTAAGTAAAATATCAATCGCAACAATAGCAAGCCATTCCGCATTAGATGTATTTGACGGCGCAAAGGATGAGGGCTTTTACACTATAGCGGTATGTCAGAAAGGGCGCGAAAAGACGTATACAAAGTACTTCTCAACAGTCGTAGACGAGACACTAGTACTGGAAAAGTTCTCCCATGTAGTTGACAAGGATGTGACGGAGTACTTGAGGTCGAAGAACGCAATTTTTGTGCCAAATAGGAGCTTCGCTGTTTACGTTGGTTACGATAACATTGAAAACTGCTTTCCGGTACCGGTACTCGGTAATAGATGGCTTCTTCGTTACGAAGAGAGAACTGGCGAGAAGAACTATTACAGGTTACTAGATGAGGCCGGGATCAGGAGACCCAAGACCTTCAAGGATCCCGTCGAGATCGATAGACCAGTCATCGTAAAGGTACCACACGCCACTAAGAGAGTTGAAAGGGGCTTCTTCATCGCTGTCGATAAAGACGACTTCACCAGGAAGACTAGGAGGCTGGTCGGGTCAGGTGTAATAAGGGAGGAGGACCTGCAACGTGCATCGATAGAAGAGCTAGTGCTAGGAGCAGACTTCAACGTGAACTTCTTCTATTCCGTGGCGTACAAGAGGCTGGAGCTGATCAGCATAGATAGGCGGATACAGTCAGATCTAGCGGGCTACCTCAAACTACCGGCAGATGTACAGCTAGAACTAAGCAAGTACTTTGACGTAGAGATGATCGAGGTGGGACACGAACCCGTCACAATAAGGGAGAGCCTCCTAGAGAAAATACTCGAAGTAGGCGAGAAATTCGTAGAGGCCACGAAGAGACTAGAGCCTCCCGGCATCATCGGCCCGTTCACCTTGCAGTTGATGATCACGAAGAACTTAGAGGCAGTTGTATTCGATATAGCACCACGAATTGGAGGCGGAACGAACGCCTACATGGGTATTGGAAGTCAGTACAGTAAGCTATACTTCAGGAAGCCTATTAGCCTGGGTCAGAGGATATCAATTGAAATAAAGGAGTGTATCTATCGTGGATGCTTAGAAGACTTGATTACGTGA
- a CDS encoding formate--phosphoribosylaminoimidazolecarboxamide ligase: MNKDVSRIIEDYASRGEVSIATLSSHSSLQILHGAKKEGFKTLLVTLASREWFYRQFDHIVDKFIVVNGWKELCTGKVLEELRRENAVMVPHGSIIEYVGLECAENIPVPYFGNRYLFRVESDQRLKMQYLVESGIKTPRIYKYGGEIDKLVIVKLPGAKGGKGYFLSRSSTHIKEKLEQMAKEGAIKSVDDVIIQEYVIGTPAYFHYFYSPVLNRVEVLGADIRYESNVDGLRRVPLKYLAEDVEPSFVVTGNLPLVVRESLLPTILEYGIKFVEYTRKQSPPGAIGPFCLESVVRDDLEIVVFEFSGRIVAGTNLYVSGSPYSYLYWDEPMSVGRRIARELKLALKAASLEKVLT, encoded by the coding sequence ATGAATAAGGATGTGTCTAGGATAATCGAGGATTATGCAAGCAGGGGAGAAGTATCTATTGCGACACTTAGCAGTCACAGCTCTTTACAGATACTTCACGGAGCCAAGAAAGAGGGGTTCAAGACCCTGTTAGTGACGCTAGCTAGTAGGGAGTGGTTTTATAGGCAATTCGATCACATAGTAGACAAGTTCATCGTAGTAAACGGCTGGAAGGAGCTATGCACCGGTAAGGTTTTAGAGGAACTCCGGAGAGAAAACGCCGTAATGGTGCCTCACGGTAGCATCATCGAATACGTTGGCCTGGAATGCGCTGAAAACATACCAGTACCCTACTTCGGCAACAGATACCTGTTTAGGGTTGAAAGTGATCAGCGACTAAAAATGCAATACCTCGTGGAGTCCGGCATTAAGACCCCGAGAATTTACAAGTACGGTGGAGAAATCGACAAGCTCGTTATAGTAAAGCTCCCAGGGGCTAAGGGTGGTAAGGGATACTTTCTCTCCCGCTCATCTACGCACATCAAGGAAAAACTAGAACAAATGGCCAAAGAGGGAGCCATAAAGAGCGTTGATGACGTTATAATACAGGAATACGTTATTGGGACTCCCGCCTATTTTCACTACTTTTACAGTCCAGTACTGAATAGAGTGGAGGTTCTCGGAGCTGACATCAGGTATGAGAGTAACGTTGATGGACTGCGAAGGGTGCCACTGAAATACCTAGCTGAAGACGTGGAGCCATCCTTTGTTGTAACGGGAAACTTACCTTTAGTTGTACGTGAAAGCCTGCTACCAACTATACTCGAATACGGCATAAAGTTCGTAGAATACACCAGGAAGCAGAGTCCGCCCGGCGCCATCGGGCCATTCTGCTTGGAGAGCGTTGTAAGGGATGACCTTGAAATAGTCGTATTTGAGTTTTCAGGGCGCATAGTAGCGGGCACGAACTTGTATGTTAGCGGTAGTCCATACTCGTACCTGTACTGGGACGAGCCTATGAGCGTAGGTCGTAGAATAGCTAGGGAATTGAAACTAGCGCTCAAGGCAGCATCATTGGAAAAGGTTTTAACGTGA
- a CDS encoding Trm112 family protein produces the protein MRYWGLDVLKCVHCKSFPLEMYVIEEEKQEVDVSGLEMPLCKSYCGYLKESVQQGKEYPCSECLRMAIKTAVLYCPSCKHWYPVRNGIVVMLTNSRRKVERDLDFLKTYKDKIPAFILNEGKPINLAGGLSRTTQ, from the coding sequence ATGAGGTATTGGGGCTTAGATGTACTTAAATGCGTTCACTGCAAAAGTTTTCCGCTGGAGATGTATGTTATTGAGGAGGAAAAACAAGAAGTTGACGTAAGTGGCTTGGAAATGCCTCTTTGCAAGTCTTACTGTGGTTACTTAAAGGAAAGTGTCCAGCAGGGGAAAGAGTATCCATGTAGCGAGTGCCTTAGAATGGCCATTAAGACAGCCGTGCTTTACTGCCCAAGTTGCAAGCACTGGTACCCTGTGAGAAACGGCATAGTCGTGATGCTAACTAATAGCAGGCGCAAGGTGGAACGGGACCTTGACTTTCTGAAAACTTACAAGGACAAGATACCAGCCTTCATACTAAACGAAGGTAAACCCATAAACCTGGCCGGAGGACTTTCAAGGACTACCCAGTAA
- a CDS encoding EamA family transporter, translated as MVERRSLLKLGGVSSLITTTALWGTSFAFIKLSMGETSPYTYTFVRTMTASALLLPLILVKYIKGRLDPLSIKRGFITGLVYSIGLCLQAAGTSYIDPSMSAFITGLSTIHVHFYVAVVNRKYTILDLVALTIAIAGLYCLTLPVGGLGIGELLVFASTFMWALQIILIARYRRSSILEFLLGTFMAGAIFAPPSLYTGITLTREAVIYIVYLALVCSILATFFQVLGQRYVSASTAALIFLLEPVFATQFSVLMGLETVEPYKMVGGGLILLSLYIATVSEIRQERGR; from the coding sequence GTGGTAGAGAGGCGTTCCCTTTTAAAGCTGGGAGGAGTCTCTTCGCTAATCACCACTACTGCTCTCTGGGGGACCTCCTTCGCCTTCATAAAGCTGTCCATGGGTGAAACTTCTCCTTATACTTACACCTTTGTAAGAACCATGACCGCCTCAGCACTGCTCTTACCACTAATATTAGTTAAGTACATTAAAGGCCGCCTGGACCCCCTAAGCATTAAACGCGGCTTTATAACAGGGTTGGTATATTCAATTGGTCTTTGCCTACAGGCTGCTGGCACTTCTTACATTGACCCTTCAATGAGCGCCTTCATAACCGGGCTGAGTACTATACATGTTCATTTCTACGTAGCCGTGGTAAACAGGAAGTACACAATACTGGACCTCGTCGCGTTAACTATAGCCATAGCCGGGCTATACTGCTTAACCCTCCCTGTAGGCGGTTTAGGCATTGGAGAGTTGCTAGTGTTCGCTAGCACTTTCATGTGGGCCCTACAGATAATACTGATAGCTAGGTATAGAAGGTCGAGCATCCTCGAATTCTTGCTCGGCACGTTCATGGCGGGGGCGATCTTCGCCCCCCCATCGCTTTACACGGGTATAACGTTGACGCGCGAAGCGGTGATCTACATAGTTTACCTGGCATTGGTCTGCTCCATTCTAGCAACTTTTTTCCAAGTACTAGGTCAGAGGTATGTGTCCGCCTCAACAGCGGCCTTAATATTCCTACTAGAACCGGTGTTCGCGACACAGTTTTCCGTGCTAATGGGGCTTGAAACCGTAGAACCGTATAAGATGGTGGGTGGTGGATTAATACTGCTATCACTGTACATAGCGACCGTCTCGGAGATAAGGCAGGAAAGAGGTCGCTAG
- the arcC gene encoding carbamate kinase, translating into MSRCKGLIVVALGGNAFQTKGDRGTVEDYWKNAYIVAEIITRLIKEDYKVVVTHGNGPQVGIIEEWMTLGMKYKSIPPMSLDIAGAMSQGWLGYLLQQALYNKLREGNVLPGKVKGVVTIITQTLVKKDDPDFRDPSKYIGPWYEKEEAERLTKEFGWTFKPDPRGGYRRVVPSPDPVLQVEIEAVRTLVENGFVVIADGGGGVPVVEEDGRINGVEAVIDKDLGAEKMATALRADILMILTDVDSAYLNYGTPSARPLKVMTASEALKYYREGHFKPGSMGPKILAGVRFVQNGGRLAIIAHLRQALDALQGEAGTRIIPG; encoded by the coding sequence ATGAGCAGGTGTAAAGGCCTCATAGTGGTAGCACTAGGTGGTAATGCCTTCCAGACCAAAGGTGACCGGGGAACGGTCGAAGATTACTGGAAAAACGCATACATAGTAGCCGAGATAATAACGCGGCTTATCAAGGAAGACTACAAAGTAGTTGTCACACACGGCAACGGCCCACAGGTGGGTATCATAGAAGAATGGATGACTCTAGGCATGAAATACAAGAGCATTCCACCAATGAGCCTCGATATCGCCGGAGCTATGAGTCAGGGATGGCTAGGGTATTTACTGCAACAAGCATTGTACAATAAGTTAAGGGAAGGGAACGTTCTACCAGGTAAGGTTAAAGGCGTCGTGACTATCATAACGCAGACACTCGTTAAAAAAGACGACCCGGATTTCAGGGATCCATCCAAGTACATTGGACCCTGGTACGAGAAAGAGGAGGCTGAAAGGCTAACTAAAGAGTTCGGGTGGACGTTCAAGCCGGACCCGCGTGGAGGCTACAGGCGCGTAGTACCATCACCAGACCCCGTCTTACAGGTTGAGATAGAGGCGGTAAGAACTCTAGTGGAAAACGGTTTCGTAGTTATAGCGGATGGGGGTGGGGGCGTACCCGTGGTAGAGGAGGATGGAAGAATTAACGGTGTGGAAGCCGTAATAGATAAGGACCTGGGCGCTGAAAAAATGGCAACGGCGCTTAGAGCCGATATATTAATGATACTAACGGACGTGGACTCGGCATATTTAAATTACGGCACACCAAGCGCTAGGCCGCTCAAGGTCATGACTGCGAGCGAGGCTTTAAAGTATTACCGGGAAGGGCACTTCAAGCCGGGCAGTATGGGGCCAAAAATACTAGCCGGTGTAAGGTTCGTGCAAAACGGTGGCAGACTAGCAATAATAGCACATTTAAGACAGGCTCTTGACGCGTTGCAGGGAGAAGCGGGTACTAGAATTATACCGGGATAG